The following proteins are encoded in a genomic region of Lachnospiraceae bacterium KM106-2:
- a CDS encoding preprotein translocase subunit SecG, whose protein sequence is MDILNVVLTILYVVICVAIVVVVLMQEGKSAGLGVISGAADTYWGKNKGRSAEGFLVKATIALSTAFIVLSVVLSLSIW, encoded by the coding sequence ATGGATATACTAAATGTAGTATTAACAATTTTATATGTTGTTATCTGCGTTGCTATCGTTGTAGTTGTATTAATGCAAGAAGGCAAATCTGCCGGACTTGGCGTAATAAGCGGTGCTGCTGACACATATTGGGGCAAGAATAAAGGACGTTCCGCTGAAGGATTTTTAGTAAAAGCAACTATAGCTTTATCAACTGCATTCATTGTATTATCAGTAGTTCTTAGTTTATCTATTTGGTAA
- a CDS encoding 2,3-bisphosphoglycerate-independent phosphoglycerate mutase has product MSKKPTVLMILDGYGLNDNQKANAVAEAKTPVMDKLMSECPFVKGYASGMAVGLPDGQMGNSEVGHLNMGAGRIVYQELTRITKEIQDGDFFKNEALLKAVENCKKNNSDLHLFGLLSSGGVHSHNTHLYGLLELAKREGLSNVYVHAFLDGRDTAPASGKGFVEELEAKMKEIGVGKVATVMGRYYVMDRDNRWDRVEKAYKAMAEGEGVTANSAIEAVDQSYAKDETDEFVLPTVIMNGDKPVATVKNDDSVIFYNFRPDRAREITRAFCADDFDGFDRKDGRVKTTFVTFTEYDATIPNKTVAFNKVAITNTFGEYLSKSGKTQLRTAETEKYAHVTFFFNGGVEEPYPGEERILVKSPKVATYDLQPEMSANEVCTKLVASIKSDKYDVIIVNFANPDMVGHTGVESAAIKAIEAVDACVGNVVAAIEEVDGQMFICADHGNAEQLVDYNTGDPFTAHTINPVPFILVNYDKDYTLREGGCLADIAPTLLEMMNMEQPKEMTGKSLLVKKN; this is encoded by the coding sequence ATGAGTAAAAAACCTACAGTTTTAATGATTTTAGATGGTTATGGATTAAATGACAATCAAAAAGCCAATGCGGTAGCAGAAGCTAAGACTCCAGTTATGGATAAATTAATGAGTGAATGCCCATTTGTTAAGGGATATGCAAGTGGAATGGCAGTTGGTTTACCAGATGGACAAATGGGTAACTCTGAAGTTGGTCATTTGAATATGGGTGCTGGACGTATCGTATACCAAGAATTAACTCGTATTACAAAAGAGATCCAAGATGGTGATTTCTTTAAGAATGAAGCTTTATTAAAAGCAGTTGAAAACTGCAAAAAGAATAATTCAGACTTACATTTATTCGGTTTATTATCAAGTGGTGGTGTTCATAGCCACAATACACATCTTTATGGATTACTTGAACTTGCAAAACGTGAAGGATTATCCAATGTTTATGTTCATGCTTTCTTAGATGGTCGTGATACTGCACCAGCTTCTGGTAAAGGATTTGTTGAAGAATTAGAAGCAAAAATGAAAGAAATTGGTGTTGGTAAAGTTGCAACAGTTATGGGACGTTACTATGTAATGGATCGTGATAACCGTTGGGATCGTGTTGAAAAAGCATACAAAGCAATGGCAGAAGGTGAAGGCGTAACAGCAAATTCTGCAATTGAAGCAGTAGATCAATCATATGCAAAAGATGAAACAGATGAATTCGTATTACCAACTGTTATTATGAATGGTGACAAACCAGTTGCTACTGTTAAAAATGATGATTCAGTTATTTTCTATAACTTTAGACCAGACCGTGCAAGAGAGATCACTCGTGCATTCTGTGCTGATGATTTTGATGGTTTCGATCGTAAAGACGGAAGAGTAAAAACTACATTTGTTACATTTACAGAATATGATGCAACAATCCCTAACAAGACAGTTGCATTTAATAAAGTAGCAATCACAAATACATTTGGTGAATATTTATCAAAATCAGGTAAGACACAATTAAGAACAGCTGAAACAGAAAAATACGCTCATGTTACTTTCTTCTTTAATGGTGGTGTAGAAGAGCCATATCCAGGAGAAGAACGTATCTTAGTTAAATCTCCAAAGGTTGCAACTTATGACTTACAACCAGAGATGAGCGCAAATGAAGTATGTACGAAATTAGTTGCTTCTATTAAATCTGATAAATATGATGTGATCATCGTTAACTTTGCTAACCCTGATATGGTTGGACATACAGGTGTTGAAAGTGCTGCGATCAAAGCAATCGAAGCAGTTGATGCATGTGTAGGAAATGTTGTAGCTGCAATCGAAGAAGTAGATGGACAAATGTTTATCTGCGCAGATCATGGTAATGCAGAACAATTAGTTGATTATAACACAGGTGATCCATTCACAGCGCATACAATCAACCCAGTTCCATTTATCTTAGTAAATTATGATAAAGATTACACATTAAGAGAAGGCGGATGCTTAGCTGATATTGCTCCAACACTTCTTGAAATGATGAATATGGAACAACCAAAAGAAATGACAGGAAAATCCTTGTTGGTTAAGAAAAACTAA